The window TGACTAGCATTCTAGTCCATACGCTGACGGCTACACATGTCCTAGTTGGCATTCTCAAACAGTTGGAGAGTCGATTTGCGGACTTTCTTTGGGGTTGGAAGGATGGCAGGAAAAAAACTCCTGTGGCGGAGTTGGCAGTTCATTGCTCTTCCCAAGAGCGAAAGGGGACTGGGAATTCGGCATCTTCAGGATGTCATGATCGCTTTTCGGCTCAAGATGGCATGGACAGCTATGAACTCAGTGGATTCTGGGCTATGGGCATCGTTCATGCGGACTAGGTACAGCCAGGATTTGGAGTGGGGTGGTCAGCAAAACCTTGCTCCGTTGGTCTCTCCATTATGGAAGAGAATTAGAGCCCTTCTCCCCTCCATCAAGGCTTCTACCCAATGGCAGATTGGGGAAGGCAATTTACACCTTTGGAAAGACAATTGGTCTGGGCTGGGCCCCTTGCAAGATAGCCTGTCGACCACCATTCCCTCAGCTCTCCTTGAGTTTAAAGTGAAGGATTTTCTAGGGCAGATGGGTCCTTTCCCTCCTTTAGCGGTTTTCTCTGTGCTGTCCCAACATCATATTGATGCGATTTTTCATGGAGGTTTTTGCGTGACCGACGGTGCTGATACCCCGTTCTGGACTCCGAATCCCTCGGGCAAGTTCTCGGTTTCCTCGGCTTGGGAGATCGGGCATGCGTGCAGTCCTCAGATGTTTTGGGGAGGAAAAATCTAGCATGCTATGATTCCCCCGAAGTTGTCTACTCTTGTATGGCGGATCCTCAGAGGGGCGGTTGCAGTGGATGACGCCGTTCGATCCCATGGGGTGCAAATGGCCTCGAGGTGTAGCTGTTGTGAGGATTCAAGTAGGCAGAGGCCCTCAGTTGAAACCGTAGAGCATGTATTTTTGCACGGTGCCAAGGCAAGAGTGGTATGGTCCCATTTTGCCCATTTTTACGGTGTCCACATGGTCCGTAGTCTGTCGGTCGAAGAGTGGCTTTCCCACTGGTGGGGCTCACGTTCAGCTTATGGACCCACAGGTCCTTTGAAGAACCAGTTGTCGTGCTTCATTTTGTGGGAGCTTTGGTCATGCAAGAATGTCTCCAGGTATGATGGGGTTTTGGTGAGTCCGGAGATCCTGATCTTGCGCATCTCTGGTTGGCTGAAAAGAGTCATTTACAGTCGGGATGCATCGGGTTCTTGTGCTGCAAATCACAGAACTCTCAGCAGGGGGATCGGTTCTTTGGGGATGGAATTGCCTCCCCATCttgttgggtcccacgtggtgcggTGGTTGAAACCACCTCGCGGGTGGGTCAAACTCAACATCGACGGTTTGTCTCGGGGTTATCTGGGGCTAGTTGGAGGAGGGGGAGTGTGCAGGGCAGAGGACAGAAATTTTGTTTTTGGATTTTACATAAGTTATGGAATCGCTTCTAACACTAGGGCTGAAATGCATGTGGTTCATGACGGTCTTGCCCATTGCATCCATCAGGGCTTCAAAAACATCATTGTTGAATCCGACTCATCTCTGGTGGTCAGTTTTCTGTCGGGAAGCGCGTGTCTGGGTTGGAAATGGAAGTGTTGGTTGGACAAAATTAGGATTCTTGCGTCCTTCAGTAATGTTGAATTTCGGCACATCTTCAGAGAGGGTAATGGGCCGGTAGATGGCATGACCAATTTAGGCAGCAAGACTCAACAATCCGCCTTTCTTCTCTCCTTCGCGGCTCTCCCCCAGGAGGTGAGAAGCCTCTTGTTTCTCGACAAGACGGGCTTGGGGGCAGTCAGAAAATGGTTCCAAAAGTAGTGGCAGTTGGTGTCATTGCATCTTAGGTGGTTTCTTTCTAgagttttttgtttttccttttctcctTGTGGCTCCTCTATCAGTTTTTGTTCAAGGGGAGTTGTTTTCCTTTTATGTGCAGCTGGGATATGATAGGCGGCCTATATAGGTGCTTGTAGCCGCCCGAACGTGGATCTTCTTGGGGGAGGCCCGTCTCTTTTCATGGTGCCCCCTATTTTTGTATAGCCCCCTTTTTTGTGGAACGAAagcaaaggtttttttttttttaaaaagaaaaaaaaatcaaagttttcgactagatatcaggtgggtccaaggctcaagtgggcccaagATATCCcctatcggtatcggttggtgtaacggtgcccaccgataTGGATACGGATACAGGGGTGTATCGGGAATACAGGGGCTTAACGGCTTGTAACGgagtaattttttttttgccaaaaaaaatatgaaaaaatatggattaaatccggaatattctaagcattccaaatatgcattcatttataaattggaacatgtttatggtggtgtaacggtccactctttggtgagaagctgtat of the Magnolia sinica isolate HGM2019 chromosome 7, MsV1, whole genome shotgun sequence genome contains:
- the LOC131250677 gene encoding uncharacterized protein LOC131250677, with product MQVSHLLFTDDTLLFLNEGIHSVRSAKQFLDLYQQAFGQKANFHKSVFMHPENMAASRIAAIQRELGSFTPVTSMVYLGSPSRRVEGGKTLFRDLWNGLMAGLRVGKRGSSLCWRVDLRTFFGVGRMAGKKLLWRSWQFIALPKSERGLGIRHLQDVMIAFRLKMAWTAMNSVDSGLWASFMRTRYSQDLEWGGQQNLAPLVSPLWKRIRALLPSIKASTQWQIGEGNLHLWKDNWSGLGPLQDSLSTTIPSALLEFKVKDFLGQMGPFPPLAVFSVLSQHHIDAIFHGGFCVTDGADTPFWTPNPSGKFSVSSAWEIGHACSPQMFWGGKI